A genomic window from Candidatus Kouleothrix ribensis includes:
- a CDS encoding YggT family protein, whose amino-acid sequence MSASAFLASFISILFNVLTLAIFGRVLASWVDPLANNRITQILRDITEPILAPIRSLMPGMMMFDFSPIIATLLLQALGKLLIGALVR is encoded by the coding sequence ATGTCCGCGTCTGCTTTTCTAGCGAGCTTTATTAGCATCCTCTTCAATGTCCTGACGCTGGCAATTTTCGGCCGGGTACTCGCATCGTGGGTCGACCCGCTCGCGAACAACCGGATCACGCAGATCCTGCGCGATATCACCGAGCCGATCCTGGCGCCGATCCGCAGCCTCATGCCGGGTATGATGATGTTCGACTTCTCACCGATCATCGCGACGCTGCTGCTCCAGGCGCTCGGCAAGCTGCTGATCGGGGCGCTGGTGCGCTAG
- a CDS encoding AEC family transporter, producing the protein MLDLLYAFAEVLLPVSVVIALGYMLGRVFPLDARTLNRLSLYVLSPCLVFVTLLRTDVAGSAATLLALQMLLVMLATTLCAMLASALFGLAGARRSGMLLTSTFMNSGNYGLSVTRFAYGDLGFQYAVIGYLTQTVLSQTLAIYLASAGNHSRRAALGQVFRVPLIYALLLALGLRLLGMHLDEADGVIAVSLFRGLRLAADATLPVLLINLGTQLTRRQPITDGGALAAAAIIRLVVSIPIAYGAGLLLGLSGLPLYVGTMQAAMPTAVNMVVLAIEFDAWPAFVSNGVVVTTLGSLVSLSVLIALFR; encoded by the coding sequence ATGCTCGACTTGCTCTACGCCTTCGCCGAGGTGCTGCTGCCAGTGTCGGTGGTGATCGCGCTGGGCTATATGCTCGGCCGCGTGTTCCCGCTCGATGCTCGCACGCTCAACCGCTTGAGCCTGTACGTGCTGAGTCCCTGCCTCGTGTTCGTGACCCTGCTGCGCACCGATGTTGCCGGCAGCGCAGCGACTTTGCTGGCGCTCCAGATGCTGCTGGTGATGCTGGCCACGACGCTGTGCGCCATGCTCGCGTCGGCGCTGTTCGGGCTGGCCGGCGCGCGCCGCAGCGGCATGCTGCTCACCAGCACATTCATGAACTCGGGCAACTATGGCCTCTCGGTCACACGTTTCGCATATGGCGATTTGGGGTTCCAGTACGCGGTGATTGGCTACCTCACGCAGACGGTGCTCTCGCAGACCCTGGCGATCTACCTGGCCTCGGCCGGCAACCACAGTCGCCGTGCTGCGCTCGGCCAGGTGTTTCGCGTACCGCTGATCTACGCGCTGCTGCTGGCGCTCGGCTTGCGCTTGCTCGGTATGCACCTCGACGAGGCCGACGGCGTGATTGCGGTGAGCCTGTTTCGCGGCCTGCGGCTGGCGGCCGACGCAACGCTACCGGTACTGCTGATCAACCTGGGCACGCAGCTCACCCGGCGCCAGCCGATCACCGATGGCGGCGCACTGGCCGCTGCGGCGATCATTCGCCTGGTTGTGTCGATCCCGATCGCGTATGGCGCAGGGCTGCTGCTGGGCCTCAGTGGCCTGCCGCTGTACGTCGGCACCATGCAGGCGGCCATGCCCACGGCGGTGAATATGGTTGTGCTGGCGATCGAGTTCGATGCCTGGCCCGCGTTCGTCAGCAATGGTGTGGTGGTGACAACCCTCGGCAGCCTGGTGTCGCTCAGCGTGCTGATCGCGCTGTTTCGCTGA
- a CDS encoding fused MFS/spermidine synthase — protein MERDIPAQPQAAPREAAQGSSRFLLLVVFLAGIGTLGIEMIASRLLAPYFGTSQPIWAVVIGLTLIYLTIGYRLGGSLADRRPEEKVLYQIITWAGFITGFIPLLADPILRFSQGTIARVAVGSFLGALFGVLILFAAPVVLMAMVSPFAIRLQLKRVEAGIAAAGRTAGSLSALSTVGSIVGTFLTVLYLIPAIGTARTTYLIAVFLIVVGLIGLRDWRYLLLLLIVGGLFFYTTTTRGNIKTADCGGCTLIDERESAYNYIQIATSTSQSYGPQVNLILNEGQAIHSIYHPRFEQSGDPLDLLTGGGPWDYFAVAPYFFPDRDPAQIKRMAMLGSATGTVPKQFLAIYGADATIDAVEIDPEIIALGRKHFQLRDASNDPAHPNYHTHPEDARYWLATAGGSYDLIGMDAYHQPYIPFHLATVEFFQLVKQHLAPTGVAVVNAGKGPDGDDRLGVALAGTMRQVFPQVFIIDTAGFGNQIVVGVNQPVGDGVRNFQRNFERTQVPVLHTVMDWSLRLGAAPVREFQPADARYAPFTDDKAPVEQLIDSLIFDQIK, from the coding sequence ATGGAACGTGATATCCCCGCGCAGCCCCAGGCCGCGCCGCGCGAGGCCGCGCAGGGCTCCAGCCGCTTTCTGCTCCTGGTGGTGTTCCTGGCCGGCATTGGTACGCTCGGCATCGAGATGATCGCCTCGCGCCTGCTGGCCCCCTACTTCGGCACCTCGCAGCCAATCTGGGCGGTGGTGATCGGCCTGACGCTGATCTACCTGACGATCGGCTACCGGCTGGGCGGCTCGCTGGCCGACCGGCGGCCCGAAGAGAAGGTGCTGTACCAGATTATCACCTGGGCCGGCTTCATCACTGGCTTCATCCCACTGCTGGCCGACCCGATCCTGCGCTTTTCGCAGGGCACGATCGCGCGCGTGGCGGTGGGCAGCTTCCTGGGCGCGCTGTTCGGCGTGCTGATCCTGTTCGCCGCGCCGGTGGTGCTGATGGCCATGGTCAGCCCGTTCGCCATCCGCTTGCAGCTCAAGCGCGTCGAGGCCGGCATCGCTGCGGCCGGCCGCACCGCCGGCTCGCTCTCGGCGCTCTCGACGGTCGGCTCGATCGTCGGCACGTTCCTGACGGTGCTGTACCTCATCCCGGCGATCGGCACCGCGCGCACCACCTACCTGATCGCCGTTTTCCTGATTGTGGTCGGCCTGATCGGCCTGCGCGACTGGCGCTACCTGCTGCTGCTCCTGATCGTCGGCGGGCTGTTCTTCTACACCACCACTACGCGCGGCAATATCAAGACGGCCGACTGCGGCGGGTGTACGCTGATCGACGAGCGCGAGTCGGCCTATAACTACATCCAGATCGCCACCAGCACTAGCCAGTCGTATGGTCCACAGGTGAACCTGATCTTGAACGAGGGCCAGGCCATCCACTCGATCTACCACCCGCGCTTCGAGCAGAGCGGCGACCCGCTCGATCTGCTGACCGGCGGCGGCCCGTGGGATTACTTCGCGGTCGCACCATACTTCTTTCCCGATCGCGACCCGGCCCAGATCAAGCGCATGGCCATGCTCGGCTCGGCCACCGGCACGGTGCCCAAGCAGTTCCTGGCGATCTATGGCGCCGACGCGACGATCGACGCAGTCGAGATCGACCCCGAGATCATTGCGCTCGGCCGTAAGCACTTCCAGCTGCGCGACGCCAGCAACGACCCGGCCCACCCGAACTATCACACCCACCCCGAAGATGCGCGCTACTGGCTGGCCACCGCCGGCGGCAGCTACGATCTGATCGGTATGGACGCCTACCACCAGCCGTACATCCCATTCCACCTGGCCACCGTCGAGTTTTTTCAGCTGGTGAAGCAGCACCTCGCACCCACGGGCGTGGCAGTCGTGAATGCCGGTAAAGGCCCCGATGGCGACGACCGGCTGGGCGTGGCGCTGGCCGGCACCATGCGCCAGGTGTTCCCACAGGTGTTTATCATCGACACGGCCGGCTTCGGCAACCAGATCGTCGTGGGCGTGAACCAGCCGGTCGGCGACGGCGTGCGCAACTTTCAGCGCAACTTCGAGCGCACGCAGGTGCCGGTGCTACACACGGTGATGGATTGGTCGCTGCGCCTGGGCGCCGCGCCGGTGCGCGAGTTCCAGCCCGCCGACGCGCGCTACGCGCCCTTCACCGACGATAAGGCGCCAGTTGAGCAGCTGATCGACTCGCTGATCTTCGATCAGATCAAGTGA
- the hisD gene encoding histidinol dehydrogenase has protein sequence MPIPIINDISVAQRTILRRVPLDEVSVPDSLRDSIERLFGARLTPAQAVDRIIADVRERGDAALHAWGATLDGARGGPLEVPHARLRQAAEALDPALLEALRLAAGEIERFHRRQARNSWVDFNVEGALGQIVVPLERVGLYAPGGSAPLPSSLLMAAIPARVAGVDEIVVCSPPQRSTGEVHEIVLAAAYVAGVDRVFGLGGAQAIAAMAYGTASVPQVDTIAGPGNLFVVLAKRAVYGVVGIEALPGPTETLVIADATADPRLAAADLLAQAEHDLVASAIMLTPSSAMAEATQAEVARQLEALERAEVAAQSIAQRGGIVVVPDLDTAFALANAYAPEHLCLLLNDPWQYVGKVRNAGGIFLGERSFEVLGDYVAGPSHIMPTGGTARYASPVNVDDFRKVISLIGLNDAALRRIGPAAARLADAEGLTAHAAAVRARLGRAG, from the coding sequence ATGCCCATCCCGATTATCAACGACATAAGCGTCGCGCAGCGCACCATCCTACGACGTGTGCCGCTCGACGAGGTGAGCGTGCCCGATTCGCTGCGCGACTCGATCGAGCGGCTGTTTGGCGCGCGGCTCACCCCGGCCCAGGCGGTCGACCGGATCATCGCCGATGTGCGCGAGCGCGGCGACGCGGCGCTGCACGCCTGGGGCGCCACGCTCGACGGTGCGCGCGGCGGGCCGCTCGAGGTACCGCACGCGCGGCTGCGCCAGGCCGCCGAGGCGCTCGACCCGGCGCTGCTCGAGGCGCTGCGGCTCGCTGCCGGCGAGATCGAACGCTTCCACCGCCGCCAGGCGCGCAACTCGTGGGTCGATTTCAACGTCGAAGGAGCACTGGGGCAGATCGTCGTGCCGCTCGAGCGGGTTGGCCTGTACGCCCCTGGCGGCAGTGCGCCGTTGCCGTCGTCGCTGCTCATGGCCGCCATCCCCGCGCGCGTGGCCGGCGTCGACGAGATCGTGGTCTGCTCGCCGCCACAGCGCAGTACCGGCGAAGTCCATGAGATCGTTCTGGCCGCCGCGTACGTAGCAGGGGTAGATCGTGTCTTCGGGCTGGGCGGCGCGCAGGCGATTGCCGCCATGGCCTACGGCACCGCCAGCGTGCCGCAGGTCGATACGATCGCCGGGCCAGGCAATCTGTTCGTGGTGCTGGCCAAGCGCGCGGTGTATGGCGTGGTTGGGATCGAGGCGCTGCCTGGGCCGACCGAGACGCTCGTGATTGCCGATGCTACGGCCGATCCGCGCCTGGCTGCGGCCGACCTGCTGGCCCAGGCCGAGCACGATCTGGTGGCCTCGGCGATTATGCTCACGCCTAGCAGTGCCATGGCCGAGGCCACCCAGGCCGAAGTCGCGCGCCAGCTCGAGGCGCTCGAGCGCGCCGAGGTGGCGGCCCAGTCGATCGCGCAGCGTGGCGGGATCGTGGTGGTGCCCGATCTCGACACGGCCTTCGCGCTGGCCAACGCCTACGCGCCCGAGCACCTGTGCTTGCTGCTGAACGACCCATGGCAGTATGTGGGCAAGGTGCGCAACGCCGGCGGTATTTTCCTGGGCGAGCGCTCGTTCGAGGTGCTGGGCGATTATGTGGCCGGCCCGTCGCACATCATGCCAACCGGCGGCACCGCGCGCTACGCCTCGCCCGTCAACGTCGACGACTTTCGCAAGGTCATATCGCTGATCGGCCTGAACGACGCGGCGCTGCGGCGGATCGGCCCGGCAGCCGCGCGGCTGGCCGATGCCGAGGGCCTGACGGCGCACGCGGCGGCGGTGCGTGCGCGCCTGGGCAGGGCCGGGTAG